The Musa acuminata AAA Group cultivar baxijiao chromosome BXJ3-6, Cavendish_Baxijiao_AAA, whole genome shotgun sequence region GCATTCAGGATCACTCAACACCTGCTCTGGGGTCCATCTGAAACGGGCAGCCGTATCAACCACTGATACAAATTaggtgcagtttgcagtttaatgTACCATATCAGGTCAATGGTTCACGTATACTCTGAACCTATGTTTCATCAGTAAATATCTCCTAGACGAAAATAAAGGTTTGAACAATGGTAAGGCAATCAACCATTGGTCGTGTACTGGGGAGGTTTTGTAGCGAGTTCGACACTAGTAGTAACGATCTTTTGTTCACATCGTCAAACTTATTGTTTGGTCCTAAACAGGAAATTGTCTGATTCAGGAAAGCTATCTTAGCTATACTTAtctccttttcttcctctctaTTCTTGCTGCATGATTGAATATGATTGACTTATTGTTTGGTCCTAAACAGGAAATTGTCAATTCAGGAAAGCTATCTTAGCTATACTTAtctccttttcttcctctctaTTCTTGCTGCATGTTTAACTGATCTAGTCTTGCTTTAACACAGCATGAGACCCTGGAAGGAAACATGGCTGGAAGACTTGGAGCCGAGGTTGACTCTCATGACTGCAAAATGTTCATCCTCTTGCCGCTGTCGACTTCCATCGTTGTAATTTAATCGTCTCTCTCCGTATCATGCTCTATCTTGCACAGGACATCGTGTCATTATTCTTGTGGATTCTTGAAATCGAATTGAAGTGGACAGGACGCTTATGTCCAACATGTCTTTGTTGAGTAGAAGCATTAGTAGTGTTTGAGGTCATATACAGGCATTGTCGTGTACTCCAAACCATCAACTTGAATGCTAATGGCTAATCAAACTGTAGAAGACAAAAAATGAAGACCATGAGAGTTTAGAGCATATGCTTCTCACTAGAGATTCCTACATGTTGAAATACGGAACAACAAGTCGAGTAATTATGGCTACATGAAGTTATGGGAATATGTATGATGGAAACAACTCCGTTGTGGCCACATCAATCCGTTATCATAATACATACCTGATCATCACATCATCGGCAGACAAGCATGCACATAGCACATTGCGATACCCAAAAACAATCTTAAGGTCTTTGGGTGTACTCTAAACATGATCAGAGCTCAGGTACAATAACAATCCTAACAAAACCAACAACAGTTAACTCTAAGCAGGAACAAACCATGCTACAGTGAGCCAGAAAGATGTTTCACCACGCCGTCAAGATTGCGATGACCTTTATCTGGTCCACCAATAATCCCCCAGGCCTCGAACTGCCGTTGCCGAGCCCTtgccctctccttctcctcttctggtTTGGTTGAGAAGCAATGCGGGCAAGAAACACCATATTCCCATTCCGGGGCTTCCATGTCTGCATCGCTCACAGGTTGCTTACACCCATAGCACAGTTTATATGTTCCTTGCACTAATCCATGTTCAACAGAAACCCTTTTGTCAAACACAAAGCACTCCCCATCCCATAAAGACTCGGCCCTTGGAACTTCCTCAAGATATTTCAAAATCCCGCCCTCCAAATGATAAACCTGGAAGAAATTCCAACAAGGATTCAGGAAGAAAGTCACGAATCATGTTAAGTACATAAAATATGATCACATCTCGTGTTGGGATCCTGAGAGCCAACCGGGAATTCAGCTTCGAGCATACCTCCTTGAAACCTTTGCTAAGGAGAAAGCTTGAAGCCTTCTCACATCTGATTCCACCCGTGCAGTACATTGCTACACGAGGTAACTTTGTAGGTTCTTGTATTTGATTCTCCTTCGGTTCACCTATGGTATCAACCATGGAGTCTGACTGGTGGCTCTCTGTTTTAACCAACTGAAATTGATGGTCCACCCAAGATGGGAACTCCCTGAATGCAGTGGTGGATGGATCAACTGCACCTCTAAACATTCCAATTCTAGTTTCATAGGTATTACGGACATCAATTACCATCTGATACAGCCCAAGAGAACAACATGGTTGATAGAAGAAAATAAGAACATCAtctagaagaaaataaataaacaaaactgTGTTTCTGGAACTAAGGTTCATAGTTACAAAAAACTGTCACATCTAAAATTAAAACAGTAGGACAGAACCAGTCAGCAAAAGTACTAGTACTTTCTAGATGTTTGCATTAACACATTGATTCATAAGCAAACTGGTTTAAGACAACATGttatattaataataatcttAGTGAAGCACAGAGGAAACATTAATCTCATTAACCTGAATGAAAGAGCACAAGTGAACGCTGGTAATACATCAGACACTTGAATGACAACAGCATTTTCACACAAAACTACACAAGAAAACTAAATAAAtcgatttccaaaatcctgataaCATAGTGGATGAAGAATCAACTTGCCACTAGGAACTTCTGAAGTGCACCGGAGGAGAAAATAAagcttgcaaagatttatatagagAGGCTGTGCAGAGGTATTATTACTTTCAATTCTTGCTATATTCCCTTGCTTTCAGTATTCACTCACTTAGTAAGATAGTAAATTAGTAACAGCTAGAAGCATTTCCCAGTTTAGCTGTAATTAAGAAAGATGATCTTATTGACCATTATTTCCACTTCCATTTGTTCAATATGAATAAACaataaatacacacacacacacacacacacatatatatatatatatatatatatatatatatatatatatatatatatatatatatatatatatatatatactggtaAAGCAATATAGCAAATTGAAACTTCAAGCTACTCACAGTATCTGGGTCACTTATCAATGTGTTCCAATCCTTTGGCTTTACATATTGGCCTACCATCTTGGTCGGCATTACTCTTGGATCTCCAAAAGAAACAATCTAAAAATATGAATACAGCATCATCATAAAACACAATGTGAgttttatttggaaaaaaaatcaacaaagttAGAAAACAAAAAGCTCACAGCTTTCCTCAATTTACATGAGGATGAAGGAAGATTCTTCAAGTCGATCAACAATACCTCTTGCTTCAGCTTGACTCGAACATGATCCCACCGAAATGGTGCATCTTCACCTGCACCAAGGGGGGAATGGCTAGTATGTCCATGGTGGATAGCCTCATCCTCAGGACTAACAGGTGACTCCACTAATCTAAGGCCCTTCAGTCGCTCATCAGACTGAATAAATTTCAAAACCTTCTCCACTGAAGCTGGTGTCCCGCATATGCTGCCGTTTATTCCTTCTGGTGCAAGAATAATACCTCCTGAGACACGCTGAACAGAATCAGCTATGTGAGTTATAATTCCGACTTGCACGAAAGTGTACTTGTGGCAGAAAGAAAGAGAGCATCTACTTTATGATGTTGATGAAACATAAGACAGTTGCGTAGTAAATATAAATGGTAATGTCCTTCTGGAAGGGCTAACAAGTGCAATCTATCTGCTGCCCGTCACTCTTCATAAAGACATTTGTTACTACTCAGTTGACTATCTACCCAAAGGGCTTCACCATTTTATGATTATAAGGTGTTTTGCCATCATCAAACACATACATCTAACCTTTGCCCCTAAGGTGGGAAACATATTCATGGTGATCATCTTGGTGACATTTACTCTTGGCTAGTCAAAGATTCGTGTTTCAACTAGTACATAGATCTCATGTGAATTAATCACCTAAGCTCCTGCTAGTTATTCTTGTTGTTTAGACTCTGAACGTTTATAGTTTGGTGGCTGAATCCCCTTCTTCAACAGAATTTACTATTACAACAGTAGTTTGTGATTCTGACATTGATCAACATTCTAATTTTTTACCCTTGTAAAAGTCTGTCACAGTGGCACCTGAAAATATGGGTCCAATACATATATCCATCTATGGC contains the following coding sequences:
- the LOC135640955 gene encoding rhodanese-like domain-containing protein 7; the protein is MLSSPPLAFSKSSCGRGAAAALLRMLSRPYVKPNPNPNPSGFPLPMASEAEKTVIAHHLHTLNLSGPNPFIPSRRSLQIASPRVLSGARGISSSVAALSSSEAADGPAPLLVVVSFYRFADFPDHAAMRKPLKDLCEDVRVSGGIILAPEGINGSICGTPASVEKVLKFIQSDERLKGLRLVESPVSPEDEAIHHGHTSHSPLGAGEDAPFRWDHVRVKLKQEIVSFGDPRVMPTKMVGQYVKPKDWNTLISDPDTMVIDVRNTYETRIGMFRGAVDPSTTAFREFPSWVDHQFQLVKTESHQSDSMVDTIGEPKENQIQEPTKLPRVAMYCTGGIRCEKASSFLLSKGFKEVYHLEGGILKYLEEVPRAESLWDGECFVFDKRVSVEHGLVQGTYKLCYGCKQPVSDADMEAPEWEYGVSCPHCFSTKPEEEKERARARQRQFEAWGIIGGPDKGHRNLDGVVKHLSGSL